The following proteins come from a genomic window of Thermoproteus sp.:
- a CDS encoding aldehyde dehydrogenase family protein: MSKELTVYNPATGEVLAVLPSATREDVRRIIDEADRAFTGWAALPLRERAKLLYKAAEYMELSFDELLKTLVAESGKPIRDARAELWRAVEIVRASAEEARYVLEGSAPRVDAYGYPPGNESRLVVERREPVGIVAGALSYNNPASTFAHKVAPVVVAGNTVIVKPSSYTPLTALKLYEIFRKAGVPEGVVNVVVGSGEEIFNELLDSPKVSGISFTGSTAVGLQVASKAAGRGKKYMIAPSGSDPAIVFKDADLERASSVVVRARFENAGQNCNATKRVYVEREVYERFLGLLLERTARLKVGDPTEEDTDMGPLISDKMVKLMEGFVSDAASKGAEVLFGGKRREGRGFYFEPTLLKVVDGRAEMKVLREEVFGPVLPVVPFSGEEEAVELANSTQYGLQAAVFTSDYKKAYRVASAIRAGSVMINDSTRVRFDALPYGGVKNSGFGWREGVRSTMYYFTEPKFYVFGL; encoded by the coding sequence ATGTCGAAAGAGCTGACTGTATATAATCCTGCAACTGGCGAGGTGTTGGCTGTCCTTCCCTCTGCTACTAGAGAGGACGTCAGGCGTATTATAGACGAAGCGGATAGAGCGTTTACGGGCTGGGCGGCCCTTCCCCTAAGGGAGAGGGCGAAGCTCCTCTATAAAGCCGCCGAGTATATGGAGCTCTCCTTCGACGAGCTCTTAAAGACTCTAGTGGCGGAGTCCGGCAAGCCCATTAGAGACGCCAGAGCCGAATTGTGGAGGGCCGTTGAGATAGTCAGAGCCAGCGCCGAAGAGGCAAGATACGTGCTCGAGGGGAGCGCGCCTAGAGTCGACGCCTACGGCTATCCTCCTGGCAACGAGTCGCGGTTGGTCGTGGAGAGGAGGGAGCCCGTGGGGATAGTCGCCGGAGCCCTCAGCTACAACAATCCGGCATCTACTTTTGCCCACAAGGTGGCTCCCGTAGTAGTGGCCGGCAATACGGTCATAGTCAAGCCGTCGAGCTACACGCCCCTGACTGCGCTTAAGCTCTACGAGATATTCAGGAAGGCTGGAGTCCCCGAGGGCGTAGTCAACGTGGTGGTGGGAAGCGGCGAGGAGATATTTAACGAGCTGTTGGACAGCCCCAAGGTCTCGGGCATATCCTTCACTGGCAGCACGGCGGTCGGCCTCCAGGTGGCGTCTAAGGCCGCCGGCAGGGGCAAGAAGTATATGATCGCGCCCAGCGGCTCGGACCCCGCCATAGTCTTCAAGGACGCCGACCTCGAGAGGGCGTCCTCTGTGGTGGTTAGGGCCAGATTTGAGAATGCCGGACAGAACTGCAACGCCACCAAGAGGGTTTACGTGGAGCGGGAGGTCTACGAAAGGTTCTTGGGCCTCCTCCTCGAGAGGACTGCAAGGCTTAAAGTCGGCGACCCGACAGAGGAGGATACCGACATGGGCCCCTTGATATCCGACAAGATGGTCAAATTGATGGAGGGCTTTGTCTCGGACGCGGCGTCCAAGGGGGCCGAGGTCCTGTTTGGAGGCAAGAGGAGGGAGGGGAGGGGCTTCTACTTCGAGCCCACCCTACTCAAGGTCGTAGACGGGAGGGCCGAGATGAAGGTGTTGAGGGAGGAAGTCTTCGGGCCTGTCCTGCCTGTAGTGCCATTTAGCGGCGAGGAGGAGGCCGTAGAGCTCGCCAATTCGACCCAGTATGGGCTACAGGCGGCCGTCTTCACTAGCGACTACAAGAAGGCATATAGGGTCGCCTCGGCGATAAGGGCCGGCTCCGTCATGATAAACGACTCCACTAGGGTGAGGTTCGACGCGCTTCCTTACGGCGGCGTGAAGAACTCGGGCTTCGGCTGGAGGGAAGGCGTGAGGTCCACTATGTACTACTTCACCGAGCCAAAATTCTACGTCTTTGGGCTTTAA
- a CDS encoding acetate--CoA ligase: MSKEFLDIYQESLKDPIGFWEKQAARLYWRSKWDKTYDDSNPPFYKWFVGGETNIAYNALDRHVQSGKANKAALIWVSSSGQTRVLRYWDLYREVNRLAVLLRMRGVERGDRVAIYMPMIPEAMIAMLAVNRIGAVHTVVFSGFGAQALADRIKDADAKLVITTDGMTRRGKVIPLKPTVDEALALAGVDAEVLVYRHVGIGAPMREGRDFWWQEEIKAVPLNAYAEPEWVSGDEPLFILYTSGTTGKPKGILHLHGAYMVWIWYAFNHLVGAEREFRDDIVFFSTADIGWISGHHYGVHGPLLNGLTVLWYDDAPDYPHPGIWWEIVDAYKATHILFSPTAIRLLMKYGDEWPRRYKLDSLIAVYPTGEVLNEEAYKWLRTYICREPCQIADIWGQTETACFVTAPGSLNLGGFRYKYGSVGLPYPTLNLVILDDEGRELPRGQKGHVAAKPPLPPAFLHTIWKDPKRYVDGYWSKFPGYYLTGDLGYIDEEGHLHILGRSDDVIKVAGHRLSTREVEDIVASHPAVAEAAVVSIPDPVRGDVLAVFVVPKAGRHITEEEVVSHLKKSLGPLAVVGKVAIVEKLPKTRTGKVMRRVLRAMALGQPLGDLSTLEEEEAIREVESKLKS, from the coding sequence ATGTCGAAAGAATTTCTAGATATATATCAAGAGTCGCTGAAGGACCCCATAGGCTTCTGGGAGAAACAAGCCGCCAGGCTGTATTGGCGCTCCAAATGGGACAAGACGTACGACGACTCCAACCCCCCATTCTATAAGTGGTTCGTAGGGGGCGAGACCAATATCGCGTACAACGCCCTGGACAGACACGTCCAGAGCGGCAAGGCGAATAAGGCGGCCTTGATATGGGTCTCCTCCAGCGGCCAGACTAGAGTGTTGAGGTATTGGGACCTCTATAGGGAAGTCAACAGACTCGCCGTGTTGTTGAGGATGAGGGGTGTCGAGAGGGGCGATAGGGTGGCCATATACATGCCCATGATCCCCGAGGCGATGATAGCAATGCTGGCGGTCAACAGGATAGGCGCGGTGCACACAGTGGTCTTCTCGGGCTTCGGCGCGCAGGCGCTCGCCGATAGGATAAAAGACGCGGACGCCAAACTCGTCATAACTACGGACGGCATGACGAGACGCGGGAAGGTCATACCGTTAAAGCCGACGGTAGACGAGGCCTTGGCGCTAGCCGGAGTCGACGCCGAGGTGTTGGTCTACAGACATGTGGGCATCGGAGCGCCCATGAGGGAGGGGAGGGACTTCTGGTGGCAGGAAGAGATAAAGGCGGTTCCACTGAACGCCTATGCGGAGCCCGAGTGGGTCTCCGGCGACGAGCCGCTCTTCATCCTCTATACCTCGGGCACTACGGGCAAGCCTAAGGGCATCCTCCACCTACATGGCGCGTATATGGTCTGGATTTGGTACGCCTTCAACCATCTAGTGGGCGCCGAGAGGGAGTTCAGAGACGACATAGTCTTCTTCTCCACGGCAGACATCGGCTGGATATCGGGCCACCACTACGGCGTGCACGGGCCTCTGCTGAACGGCCTCACTGTGCTTTGGTACGACGATGCGCCGGACTATCCGCATCCAGGCATATGGTGGGAGATAGTGGACGCCTACAAGGCCACCCACATCCTCTTCTCGCCGACGGCTATAAGGCTCCTGATGAAATACGGCGACGAGTGGCCTAGGCGGTATAAACTGGACAGCCTAATTGCGGTCTACCCCACCGGCGAGGTGTTGAACGAGGAGGCCTACAAGTGGTTGAGGACCTATATATGTAGGGAGCCCTGCCAAATAGCGGACATATGGGGGCAGACCGAAACCGCTTGTTTCGTCACGGCGCCCGGCTCGCTCAACTTGGGCGGATTTAGGTACAAATACGGCTCGGTGGGCCTCCCCTATCCCACATTGAACCTAGTGATACTAGACGACGAGGGGAGGGAGCTCCCGCGCGGCCAGAAGGGACATGTGGCCGCAAAGCCGCCGTTGCCGCCGGCGTTTCTACATACAATATGGAAGGACCCCAAACGCTATGTGGACGGCTATTGGTCTAAATTCCCCGGTTACTACCTAACGGGCGATTTGGGGTATATAGACGAAGAGGGCCACCTGCACATATTGGGCAGATCTGACGACGTGATAAAGGTCGCGGGCCATAGGCTGTCCACGAGGGAGGTAGAGGACATAGTGGCGTCCCATCCCGCCGTGGCCGAGGCCGCAGTTGTCAGCATCCCCGACCCCGTGAGGGGAGACGTACTGGCTGTATTCGTCGTGCCTAAAGCCGGCAGGCATATAACCGAGGAGGAAGTCGTGTCGCACCTCAAGAAGAGCCTAGGCCCTCTGGCTGTCGTGGGGAAGGTGGCCATAGTGGAAAAGCTCCCTAAGACGAGGACGGGGAAGGTCATGAGGCGTGTCTTGAGGGCCATGGCGCTGGGTCAACCTCTCGGCGATTTGAGCACATTAGAGGAAGAAGAGGCGATAAGGGAAGTCGAGTCGAAACTCAAGAGCTAA
- the hypF gene encoding carbamoyltransferase HypF — translation MAFRLIVIGVVQGVGFRPFVAYLAEKHSVKGYVRNLGGGEVEIWAEGQRVREFIEELLNGRPSAIEIEEYRIEPAEPRGYRTFEILKSEHSALVRSQIPPDLAVCDACLKEYRGGSRRTGYPFISCSWCGPRFAVMRALPYDRERTSWDAYPMCLQCAEEYRDLKTGGLRRFFYQGISCQHCGPSFRLLDSAGSPLPSRDPLRDAIRLISEGYIVAVKSVGGFHLAALADDDQAVLRLRERKKRPRQPFAVMALEGSLEKLVYVDEKALSLLKSPQRPIVLLPKREGSPISKYVSPGLSVEGIFLPYTAYHYDLLEETRGFLVMTSGNRHGSPTCKSAECIIKQGLADYILDHGLEIAHRVDDSVIRLTDGEPVFLRRSRGYAPRWIRLKKRLKRDVVAFGADLATAGAIGFEDKAVLTQYIGDLDDFDTLMELDAELRWFVREYRLQDAALICDKNPAYNSRRLCREWAEGGGAEALEVQHHHAHALSVAADIGIDEPFVAITIDGVGYGDDGEVWGGEVLFVDGDRYSREYHLRYVPMPGGDVATLRPARMAVAYLIEALGEAAGIEKARELGLHDGLKGGATELSALPKIAKSSPKTSSVGRFLDAVSAALGICWERTYEGEPAVLLEDAARRGERLPISMEIRGNVIDAVEFFAELVEIRSGAADKAYTAQIALGEALGEAARAVAESKGVNKIVVSGGAAVNDFIIRGIRSRAEALLPKRVPPGDGGIALGQILYAAYRLSS, via the coding sequence GTGGCCTTTAGGCTTATCGTCATCGGGGTGGTTCAAGGCGTCGGCTTCAGGCCCTTTGTGGCTTACCTCGCTGAGAAGCACTCTGTGAAAGGTTATGTTAGAAACCTCGGCGGCGGCGAGGTCGAGATATGGGCCGAGGGACAGAGGGTCCGCGAGTTCATCGAGGAGCTACTCAACGGCAGGCCCTCTGCGATTGAAATAGAGGAATATAGGATAGAGCCCGCCGAGCCGCGAGGCTATAGGACGTTCGAAATTCTCAAAAGCGAACATTCGGCGCTCGTTAGGTCTCAAATACCGCCGGATTTAGCCGTCTGCGATGCTTGCCTTAAAGAATACAGAGGAGGTTCCAGAAGGACTGGCTACCCCTTTATTTCATGTAGTTGGTGCGGGCCGAGGTTCGCAGTGATGAGGGCGCTTCCTTACGATAGGGAGCGCACATCCTGGGATGCATATCCCATGTGCCTGCAGTGCGCGGAGGAGTATAGAGACCTAAAGACAGGCGGGCTGAGGCGATTTTTCTACCAGGGCATTTCCTGCCAGCACTGCGGCCCTAGCTTTAGGCTACTTGACAGCGCGGGGTCCCCCCTCCCGTCAAGAGACCCCCTCAGAGACGCAATTAGGTTGATATCAGAGGGCTACATAGTTGCCGTAAAGTCCGTCGGTGGGTTCCACTTGGCCGCCCTAGCCGACGACGACCAGGCTGTGTTGAGGCTGAGGGAGAGGAAGAAGAGGCCTCGCCAGCCGTTCGCCGTGATGGCCCTCGAAGGCTCACTTGAAAAATTGGTCTATGTGGACGAAAAGGCCTTGTCATTATTGAAGTCGCCACAAAGGCCCATAGTGCTTCTACCCAAGAGGGAGGGTTCCCCCATTTCGAAGTACGTCTCGCCGGGCCTCTCTGTTGAGGGGATCTTCCTGCCCTATACGGCGTATCACTACGACCTCTTAGAGGAAACTAGGGGCTTTCTCGTTATGACTAGCGGTAACAGACATGGGAGCCCTACTTGTAAGTCCGCCGAATGTATAATAAAACAGGGATTGGCCGACTATATCCTGGACCACGGCTTGGAGATAGCCCATAGGGTAGACGACTCGGTAATTAGGCTAACGGACGGAGAGCCCGTGTTTTTGAGGAGGTCGCGGGGATATGCGCCGAGGTGGATCCGATTGAAGAAGAGACTTAAACGCGACGTAGTGGCTTTCGGAGCCGACTTGGCCACCGCCGGCGCCATAGGTTTTGAAGACAAGGCGGTCCTCACGCAATATATAGGCGACTTAGACGACTTCGACACCTTAATGGAGCTGGACGCAGAGCTTAGATGGTTCGTGCGGGAATACCGCCTTCAAGATGCGGCGCTTATATGCGACAAAAATCCTGCCTATAATAGCAGGAGGTTATGTAGGGAGTGGGCGGAGGGAGGTGGCGCAGAGGCGTTAGAGGTGCAACACCACCACGCACATGCCCTATCGGTGGCCGCCGATATTGGGATCGACGAGCCCTTTGTGGCCATAACTATAGACGGCGTCGGATATGGCGACGACGGCGAGGTCTGGGGCGGCGAGGTCCTCTTCGTAGATGGCGATAGGTACAGTAGGGAGTACCACTTGAGGTATGTCCCCATGCCTGGAGGCGATGTAGCGACCCTCAGGCCCGCCAGGATGGCCGTTGCGTATCTAATTGAGGCATTGGGCGAGGCGGCAGGTATCGAGAAGGCGCGTGAATTGGGTCTCCACGATGGATTGAAAGGAGGGGCTACGGAACTCTCGGCATTGCCTAAAATCGCAAAGTCCTCGCCGAAGACCTCCAGCGTCGGGAGGTTTCTAGATGCGGTCTCCGCCGCATTGGGGATATGTTGGGAGAGGACCTACGAGGGCGAGCCGGCCGTACTGCTAGAAGATGCCGCTAGGCGCGGCGAGAGACTTCCCATATCGATGGAAATAAGGGGCAACGTCATAGACGCCGTCGAGTTTTTCGCCGAGCTCGTAGAGATAAGGAGCGGCGCGGCCGATAAGGCCTATACAGCGCAGATCGCCTTAGGTGAGGCGCTCGGCGAGGCGGCTAGGGCCGTTGCCGAATCTAAAGGCGTCAATAAAATAGTGGTGTCTGGAGGCGCGGCAGTAAACGACTTCATAATACGGGGAATTAGGAGCCGCGCTGAGGCCCTGTTGCCTAAAAGGGTACCTCCAGGCGATGGAGGAATAGCGCTGGGGCAGATCCTCTATGCGGCGTATCGGCTTAGCTCTTGA
- a CDS encoding HypC/HybG/HupF family hydrogenase formation chaperone codes for MCWAVPAVVVKVEGSTAWVDLGDGVPRPVVVGIDVERIKPGDLVMAHAGVIISVLDVSAVEEMKKNFVELFAELAPEGEKEKAAEEAETMFRELLERSKKYAEAKEHNQIAVW; via the coding sequence ATGTGTTGGGCCGTGCCCGCCGTCGTGGTGAAGGTTGAAGGTAGCACCGCATGGGTCGATCTAGGCGATGGGGTGCCTAGACCTGTCGTGGTCGGCATAGACGTAGAGCGCATAAAGCCCGGCGATTTAGTGATGGCGCACGCCGGCGTCATAATCTCGGTTTTGGACGTAAGCGCAGTGGAGGAGATGAAGAAGAACTTTGTGGAGCTTTTCGCCGAGTTGGCGCCAGAAGGTGAGAAGGAGAAGGCGGCCGAAGAGGCCGAGACTATGTTCAGAGAGCTGTTGGAGCGGAGTAAGAAATATGCGGAGGCTAAGGAGCACAACCAGATTGCAGTATGGTGA
- the hypD gene encoding hydrogenase formation protein HypD yields the protein MPQTACNEAYCGAYLDCWNCPVISNRIKVVESIFRRNIDLASRLKALIWKYAEYLTGMYGNHYVFKIMDFCGTHEWTIVHFGLRSLMPKSIELVPGPGCPVCVTPSYYIEQLISLALDGVPIYTYGDTFKLPALRPVKGARSLADAKARGAEVKIVHSLMHATSLARSSNKVGIFVGIGFETVAPGYAVPIAEGLVPANLKIMSLVKLTPPAAYLAIDTIREKPTDFPIMGVIAPGHVSTIIGGKAWAPIAENFGIPVVVSGFEPNDVLIAIAEILKQLKNREAKVVIEYTRAVTWDGDLKAQAAIRKAFETVDSAWRGIGFIPKSGLAVRKEYSYVDALVHFGIEELTPEKWRYDLPLNCRCAEVNLGKAKPTDCPLFMKACTPDRPVGPCMVSMEGACAVWARFGGGGLADEIAKSLL from the coding sequence ATGCCTCAAACTGCTTGTAACGAGGCCTACTGCGGTGCATATTTGGACTGTTGGAACTGCCCCGTCATATCCAATAGGATAAAAGTCGTTGAATCTATCTTCCGTCGGAATATAGACCTAGCCTCACGGCTGAAGGCTCTCATATGGAAATACGCCGAGTATTTGACTGGCATGTACGGAAATCACTATGTGTTCAAAATAATGGATTTCTGCGGCACGCATGAGTGGACTATAGTCCACTTCGGCCTTAGGAGCTTAATGCCCAAGTCAATAGAGCTCGTGCCGGGGCCCGGCTGTCCAGTCTGCGTGACTCCATCCTATTATATAGAACAATTGATCTCCCTAGCGCTAGACGGAGTTCCGATCTACACCTACGGAGATACGTTTAAACTGCCAGCCCTAAGGCCGGTCAAGGGGGCCAGGTCGCTGGCGGACGCAAAGGCCCGCGGCGCCGAGGTCAAAATAGTGCACAGCTTAATGCATGCCACCTCTCTGGCGAGGTCCTCTAATAAGGTGGGTATTTTTGTGGGAATAGGTTTCGAGACCGTCGCGCCCGGCTACGCGGTGCCTATAGCTGAAGGCTTGGTGCCAGCCAACCTGAAGATCATGAGTCTTGTGAAGTTGACCCCGCCGGCCGCATATCTGGCTATAGACACAATTAGGGAGAAGCCCACAGACTTTCCCATAATGGGCGTAATAGCGCCTGGCCACGTGTCGACTATAATAGGCGGGAAGGCGTGGGCGCCCATAGCTGAAAACTTCGGGATACCCGTCGTCGTCTCGGGCTTCGAGCCCAACGACGTGCTCATAGCAATTGCGGAAATCTTAAAACAGTTGAAAAACAGAGAGGCGAAAGTGGTTATCGAGTACACAAGGGCTGTCACATGGGATGGCGATCTTAAAGCCCAGGCGGCCATAAGGAAGGCGTTCGAGACGGTGGACTCCGCGTGGAGGGGAATCGGCTTCATACCTAAATCGGGCCTCGCCGTGAGGAAAGAGTACTCGTACGTCGATGCTCTGGTCCATTTCGGCATAGAGGAGTTGACGCCTGAGAAGTGGCGTTATGACCTCCCGCTTAATTGTAGATGCGCTGAGGTCAATTTGGGCAAGGCGAAGCCCACCGACTGTCCCCTCTTCATGAAGGCTTGTACCCCCGATAGGCCGGTAGGGCCCTGTATGGTCTCCATGGAGGGGGCTTGTGCCGTATGGGCTAGATTCGGCGGAGGCGGACTTGCCGACGAGATAGCCAAGTCTCTACTATGA
- a CDS encoding MBL fold metallo-hydrolase, translating to MNACEKRLYTHDHHRDGEGVGPQGLEPWGSFEVDGWLVTPIPAYNVVKRPDGSIPHPKGCCFGYLIERAGVKMLIAGDTDLTPELIKARGVDILAVPIGGGGVMAPEEAADAVMSIRPKIVVPYHYSDRRHYALFRDIAQPYTQVIDL from the coding sequence GTGAATGCCTGCGAGAAGCGGCTCTACACCCACGACCATCACCGCGATGGGGAGGGCGTCGGCCCGCAGGGTCTGGAGCCTTGGGGGTCGTTTGAGGTGGACGGATGGCTTGTGACTCCGATTCCGGCATATAATGTAGTCAAGAGGCCCGACGGTAGCATCCCCCACCCTAAGGGTTGTTGTTTCGGCTATCTGATAGAAAGGGCTGGCGTTAAGATGCTCATAGCGGGCGATACCGATTTAACGCCAGAATTGATTAAGGCGAGAGGCGTAGATATACTGGCAGTACCAATAGGGGGAGGGGGCGTGATGGCGCCTGAAGAGGCGGCAGACGCCGTAATGTCCATAAGGCCGAAGATCGTAGTGCCCTACCATTACTCCGATAGGAGGCACTATGCCCTCTTTAGAGATATAGCACAACCGTATACACAAGTAATAGACTTATGA